The following are encoded in a window of Pangasianodon hypophthalmus isolate fPanHyp1 chromosome 14, fPanHyp1.pri, whole genome shotgun sequence genomic DNA:
- the ptbp2b gene encoding polypyrimidine tract-binding protein 2b → MDGIASDVAVGVKRSSDDLLSGSLYSSPNTSVKANGSDSKKLRVEDGMDNPPSRVIHIRKLPNEVSETEVIALGLPFGKVTNILMLKGKNQAFLELGTEEAAITMVNYYTAVTPQVRNVPVCIQYSNHKELKTDSALNQRAQAVLQAVCAVQEGGSPSSDSAGESVLIPPPSPVLRIIIDNMFYPVTLDVLQQIFSKFGTVMKIITFTKNNQFQALLQFSDPVNAQQAKLSLDGQNIYNSCCTLRIDFSKLVNLNVKYNNDKSRDYTRPELPAADGQPSVDPAMAAALGKDSTSLLGSISPLSAAAAAAAAAGRVALSGHSAAGAVLLASNLNDEMVTPQSLFTLFGVYGDVQRVKILYNKKDSALIQMTDGNQAQLAMSHLNGQKMFGKIIRVTLSKHQTVQLPREGLDDQGLTKDFINSPLHRFKKPGSKNFQNIFPPSATLHLSNIPEKVNEEDLRLLFSNSGGTVKAFKFFQDRKMALLQMATVEEAIQALIDLHSYDMGRGHRLRVSFSKSTI, encoded by the exons ATGGACGG CATTGCTAGTGATGTTGCAGTTGGTGTAAAG AGAAGTTCAGATGATTTGCTTTCTGGCAGCCTTTACAGCAGTCCGAACACTTCAGTTAAGG CTAATGGAAGTGACAGCAAAAAACTCAGAGTGGAGGACGGCATGGACAACCCTCCCTCTAGAGTCATTCACATCCGTAAACTTCCGAACGAGGTTTCTGAGACAGAAGTCATCGCCCTGGGCCTGCCCTTTGGGAAAGTCACCAATATCCTGATGCTGAAAGGCAAAAATCAG GCATTTTTGGAGCTTGGGACAGAGGAAGCAGCGATCACCATGGTGAACTACTACACAGCAGTGACCCCTCAAGTGCGAAATGTTCCTGTGTGTATCCAGTACTCCAACCACAAAGAGCTCAAAACGGACAGTGCACTGAATCAG CGTGCCCAGGCCGTTCTGCAGGCAGTGTGTGCTGTTCAGGAGGGAGGTTCTCCAAGCTCAGACTCAgcaggagagagtgtgttaatACCACCGCCAAGTCCAGTCCTGCGCATCATCATCGATAACATGTTCTACCCGGTAACACTGGACGTCCTGCAGCAG ATCTTCTCCAAGTTCGGGACAGTGATGAAGATTATCACATTCaccaaaaataatcaattccaAGCGCTGCTGCAATTCAGCGATCCTGTAAATGCTCAACAGGCCAAACTG TCTTTGGATGGACAGAACATCTATAACTCGTGCTGCACGCTGCGCATCGACTTCTCCAAGCTCGTCAACTTAAATGTGAAGTACAACAACGATAAGAGTCGAGATTACACAAGACCCGAGCTGCCTGCAGCAGACGGTCAGCCTTCTGTAGATCCAGCGATGGCCGCTGCACTTGGCAAGGACTCCACATCCCTACTGG GGTCAATCAGTCCTCTAAGTGCGGCGGCCGCGGCAGCGGCAGCAGCTGGGCGAGTCGCTCTGTCAGGACACTCGGCGGCTGGTGCAGTGCTTCTAGCCAGCAATCTCAATGATGAG ATGGTTACGCCCCAAAGTCTCTTTACCCTCTTCG GTGTGTATGGGGATGTGCAACGAGTCAAGATCCTCTACAATAAGAAGGACAGCGCCCTCATCCAGATGACAGATGGAAACCAGGCACAGTTAG CCATGAGCCACCTGAATGGACAGAAGATGTTTGGGAAGATTATCCGTGTGACCCTTTCCAAACACCAGACAGTGCAGCTTCCTCGAGAAGGCTTGGATGATCAGGGCCTCACTAAAGACTTCATCAATTCACCCCTTCATCGTTTCAAAAAGCCTGGGTCAAAGAATTTCCAGAACATCTTTCCTCCATCAGCCACACTCCACCTCTCCAACATCCC TGAGAAGGTGAATGAAGAGGACCTGAGACTTCTCTTCTCCAACTCTGGAGGCACAGTGAAGGCCTTCAAGTTCTTTCA aGATCGCAAAATGGCCCTGCTGCAGATGGCGACGGTGGAGGAGGCCATTCAAGCCCTGATCGACCTCCATAGCTATGATATGGGCCGTGGCCATCGTCTCCGAGTCTCCTTCTCTAAATCCACCATCTGA